One genomic segment of Natrialbaceae archaeon AArc-T1-2 includes these proteins:
- a CDS encoding DNA polymerase domain-containing protein codes for MTDEGQTGLDEFTGPDDRLIEEAQHVAGNGGGVGYDVVDPIEETLPEANGECELAVMQVDYTIAGYGDDERPIMHVFGRTTDDDLEHVQVVGFRPYFYAPTETLERPPEEAYDRITGSRELDHDGEPYESIRGENLTKIFGQTPRDVGQVRDDFEHYEADVLFPNRFLIDKDVRSGIRVPERRAEDGSLVVPHEEVEAAEVDADPRVLTFDIEVDDRSGFPEDGEEPIVCLTSHDSYRDEYVVWLYDAPDGDGPIPEDLAGYEPIEGEIDREVRTFTEEEAMLEAFLDYVDDVDVDVLTGWNFEDFDAPYFLDRLEELNGPHHDYDLEPDRLSRVNEVWRSGWGGPDVKGRVVFDLLYGYQRMVFSELDSYRLDAVGEQELGVGKERYPGDIGDLWEDDPERLLEYNLRDVELCVELDRQQEIIPFWDEVRSFVGCKLEDAPTPGDAVDMYVLHEAHGRFVLPSKGQQEGGEEYEGGAVFEPITGVKENVTVLDLKCFSGDTELLTPDGPKNIKDLEVSDDVYTLDPDTFECEITPVAETHEYENRFDRLHHLSGNTHDLKVTENHRFLVSNTRGWDGLEPDDFEFLEYRDIPETDRFAFPNHEPMPGATPETFDLYEDVAGGHVVVYTDDDLRSFRHRVPDAVESSLDLVHGSSAAMGIEKAVGKYLVPLSVFREHEAAVRSHAADVFLKYGKKHRETPLSFEMADWLEFLGWYVTEGSLDRGNDRLTIHQSNGPHRDRIRSLLDRMGINYTVDQRGINVSNRYLFEWLEDNCGNGYATKCLPEWVFTLDADYLSGLLETMIDGDGERAESGLGKFWTKSDHLMRAVSRLAVRCGHKPTVSKQKDGTWYVSVGKRGSFKKSSNATVESHDGNVYCVTTAENHVVLAGRGGNFQWVGQSLYPMCMTTVNASPETKVDPDAYDGETFVAPTEPEPTHFRKEPDGVNREMITELLAEREEKKALRNEHEPGTPEYEQYDRQQGAVKVIMNCFTPDTNVLTPDGVCGITDLEVGDEVYSLDPETLQMEVKPVVETHTYPDYDGELVDIETSKIDFRVTPNHRMLVRKNETNGITDDEYRFVEAGDLDRATNYELPHDWDGPEGEDLEDVDLTEFVAGEYEVWVRPSVHGHTFTAELGWTPRRVPKADVGEVGYVFTAAEFEEHRDYIEEVCETSYIHRESGRKWIPRTYDGDDVLQLLAWYVTEGNVYTSDRKEFGENVRGSSTTVKVAQDRPAVADGGVDHHASIGDLLERMELDYYVDDQSYQFTSKLLGDFLEDCCGGDSFEKRIPEFVFDRSRRQKRLFLETLVDGDGDRQVNSWRYSTASERLRDDVLRLCAHLGLTANYSRDSGSWRIYVTEASKNTLRMHRSGSRSQAENGVYCVTVEDNHTLLAGRNGTFQFVGQSLYGVSGWEQFRLYDKEAAAAITATGREVIEFTETAAEELDYQVAYGDTDSVMLELDSDVAVDDAIEQSFDIEEYVNGRYDDFAREELNAAEHRFQIEFEKLYRRFFQAGKKKRYAGHIVWKEGKEVDDIDITGFEYQRSDIAPITKEVQHQVIETVVTEGDVEAVKAYVNGVIEEFQAGEVSLEEIAIPGGIGKRLDDYDTDTAQVRGAKYANLLLGTNVQRGSKPKRLYLERVDPGYFERVEDERGLDPRTDPLYGSFKRDPDVICFEYEDQIPEAFEVDYDKMLEKTLKGPIERILEALDVSWEEVESGQEQTGLDSFM; via the coding sequence ATGACCGACGAGGGGCAGACCGGGCTCGACGAGTTCACCGGACCCGACGACCGGCTGATCGAAGAGGCACAACACGTCGCCGGTAACGGCGGGGGTGTGGGTTACGACGTGGTCGACCCGATCGAAGAGACTCTGCCCGAAGCCAACGGCGAGTGCGAACTCGCCGTGATGCAGGTCGATTACACGATCGCCGGCTACGGCGACGACGAACGGCCGATCATGCACGTCTTCGGCCGGACGACCGACGACGACTTAGAGCACGTCCAGGTCGTCGGCTTTCGCCCCTACTTCTACGCGCCGACGGAGACGCTCGAGCGACCACCCGAGGAGGCCTACGACCGGATCACCGGCAGCCGTGAGCTAGACCACGATGGCGAACCCTACGAGAGCATCCGTGGCGAGAACCTCACCAAGATCTTCGGCCAGACGCCACGCGACGTCGGCCAGGTCAGAGACGACTTCGAGCACTACGAGGCCGACGTCCTCTTTCCCAACCGCTTTCTGATCGACAAGGACGTCCGCAGCGGCATCCGGGTGCCCGAACGCCGGGCGGAGGACGGCTCGCTCGTCGTCCCCCACGAGGAAGTCGAGGCCGCCGAGGTCGACGCCGACCCCCGCGTGCTCACCTTCGACATCGAGGTCGACGACCGCTCGGGCTTTCCCGAGGACGGCGAGGAACCGATCGTCTGTCTCACCAGCCACGACTCCTACCGCGACGAGTACGTCGTCTGGCTCTACGACGCCCCCGACGGCGACGGGCCGATCCCCGAAGACCTCGCTGGCTACGAGCCGATCGAAGGCGAGATCGATCGAGAGGTACGGACCTTCACCGAGGAGGAGGCCATGCTCGAGGCGTTCCTCGACTACGTCGACGACGTTGATGTAGATGTCCTTACAGGGTGGAATTTCGAGGATTTCGACGCTCCGTACTTCCTCGATCGCCTCGAGGAACTGAACGGTCCCCACCACGACTACGACCTCGAACCGGATCGGCTCTCGCGGGTGAACGAGGTCTGGCGCAGCGGCTGGGGTGGCCCCGACGTGAAAGGGCGGGTCGTCTTCGACCTGCTGTATGGCTACCAGCGGATGGTCTTCTCGGAACTGGACTCCTATCGGCTCGACGCCGTCGGCGAACAGGAACTCGGCGTCGGCAAGGAACGTTACCCCGGCGACATCGGCGACCTCTGGGAGGACGACCCCGAACGCTTACTCGAGTACAACCTCCGGGACGTCGAACTCTGTGTCGAACTCGACCGCCAGCAGGAGATCATCCCCTTCTGGGACGAGGTGCGCTCGTTCGTCGGCTGCAAACTCGAGGACGCGCCGACGCCGGGCGACGCGGTCGACATGTACGTCCTCCACGAGGCCCACGGCCGGTTCGTGCTCCCCTCGAAGGGCCAGCAGGAAGGCGGTGAGGAGTACGAGGGCGGGGCGGTGTTCGAGCCGATCACGGGGGTTAAAGAAAATGTGACGGTTCTGGACCTGAAGTGCTTCAGCGGCGACACAGAACTACTGACACCCGACGGTCCGAAGAATATCAAGGATCTTGAGGTCAGTGACGACGTATATACGCTCGATCCGGACACGTTCGAGTGTGAGATAACACCGGTTGCCGAAACACACGAATACGAGAACCGGTTCGATCGTCTCCACCATCTCAGCGGGAATACCCACGACCTCAAAGTAACCGAGAACCATCGATTCCTGGTCTCGAATACCCGGGGCTGGGACGGACTCGAGCCGGACGATTTCGAGTTCCTCGAGTATCGGGACATCCCGGAAACCGACCGGTTCGCGTTTCCGAACCACGAGCCGATGCCCGGGGCCACTCCGGAGACGTTCGATCTCTACGAGGACGTTGCGGGTGGGCACGTAGTCGTCTACACCGACGACGATCTCCGCTCGTTCCGTCATCGAGTGCCCGACGCGGTCGAGTCGTCGCTCGACCTCGTTCACGGATCGTCGGCTGCAATGGGCATCGAGAAAGCGGTCGGTAAATATCTCGTCCCACTATCCGTGTTCCGCGAACACGAGGCGGCTGTGCGGAGCCACGCCGCCGACGTTTTCCTGAAATACGGAAAAAAACACCGTGAAACGCCACTGTCTTTCGAAATGGCCGACTGGCTCGAGTTTCTCGGCTGGTACGTCACCGAGGGAAGTCTCGACCGAGGTAACGATCGGCTGACGATCCATCAGTCCAACGGTCCTCATCGCGACCGAATCCGGTCGCTCCTCGATCGGATGGGCATCAACTATACCGTCGACCAGCGGGGAATCAACGTCTCGAACCGGTACCTGTTCGAGTGGCTCGAGGACAACTGCGGGAACGGGTACGCGACCAAGTGCCTCCCCGAATGGGTATTCACCCTCGATGCCGACTATCTTTCGGGCCTTCTCGAGACGATGATCGATGGCGATGGCGAACGGGCGGAGTCCGGACTCGGAAAGTTCTGGACGAAAAGCGACCACCTCATGCGTGCCGTCTCGCGGCTCGCGGTTCGATGTGGCCACAAACCGACAGTATCGAAACAGAAGGACGGAACCTGGTACGTCTCCGTTGGAAAGCGCGGCTCGTTCAAGAAGTCCTCGAACGCAACCGTCGAATCCCACGATGGGAACGTGTATTGCGTTACCACCGCGGAGAACCACGTCGTTCTCGCGGGGCGGGGTGGAAACTTCCAGTGGGTCGGTCAGTCACTGTATCCGATGTGCATGACAACGGTTAACGCATCCCCGGAGACGAAGGTCGATCCCGACGCCTACGACGGGGAGACGTTCGTCGCGCCCACCGAACCCGAGCCCACCCACTTCCGCAAAGAGCCCGACGGCGTCAACCGCGAGATGATTACGGAGCTGCTCGCCGAGCGCGAGGAGAAGAAGGCGTTGCGAAACGAACACGAGCCCGGGACGCCCGAGTACGAGCAGTACGACCGCCAGCAGGGTGCCGTGAAGGTCATCATGAACTGCTTTACCCCGGATACGAACGTGTTGACGCCCGACGGCGTCTGCGGGATCACCGACCTCGAGGTCGGCGACGAGGTGTACTCGCTCGATCCGGAGACGCTACAGATGGAGGTGAAACCGGTCGTCGAGACCCACACCTACCCCGATTACGACGGCGAGCTCGTCGACATCGAGACGAGCAAGATCGACTTCCGCGTGACGCCGAACCACCGGATGCTCGTCCGGAAAAACGAGACCAACGGGATCACCGACGACGAGTACCGGTTCGTCGAGGCCGGCGACCTCGACCGGGCGACGAACTACGAACTGCCCCACGACTGGGACGGGCCCGAGGGGGAGGACCTCGAGGACGTCGATCTCACCGAGTTCGTCGCCGGCGAGTACGAGGTCTGGGTCCGGCCGTCGGTCCACGGCCACACGTTTACCGCCGAACTCGGCTGGACGCCCCGCCGGGTGCCCAAAGCCGACGTCGGCGAGGTCGGGTACGTCTTCACCGCCGCGGAGTTCGAGGAGCATCGCGACTACATCGAGGAGGTCTGTGAGACGAGTTACATCCACCGAGAATCCGGACGGAAGTGGATTCCACGGACTTACGACGGCGACGACGTCCTCCAGTTGCTCGCATGGTACGTCACCGAGGGGAACGTCTACACCTCCGACCGAAAGGAATTCGGCGAGAACGTCCGGGGCTCATCGACGACGGTCAAAGTCGCCCAGGACCGACCGGCCGTCGCCGACGGCGGCGTCGACCACCACGCGTCGATCGGCGACCTGCTCGAGAGGATGGAGCTTGACTACTACGTCGACGACCAGTCCTACCAGTTCACGTCGAAACTGCTCGGGGACTTCCTCGAGGACTGCTGTGGCGGCGACAGTTTCGAAAAGCGAATCCCGGAGTTCGTCTTCGACCGCTCACGACGACAGAAACGGCTGTTCCTCGAGACGCTCGTCGACGGCGACGGCGATCGGCAGGTGAACTCGTGGCGGTACTCGACCGCAAGCGAACGGCTCCGGGACGACGTCCTCCGGCTCTGTGCCCATCTCGGGCTGACGGCGAACTACAGCCGTGACAGTGGCTCGTGGCGGATCTACGTGACCGAAGCGTCGAAGAACACGCTCCGGATGCACCGGAGCGGATCCCGGAGCCAGGCCGAAAACGGGGTGTACTGTGTCACCGTCGAAGACAACCACACCCTGCTCGCGGGACGAAACGGCACGTTCCAGTTCGTCGGACAGTCCCTGTACGGCGTGTCGGGTTGGGAACAATTCCGACTATATGACAAAGAAGCGGCCGCAGCAATTACGGCGACAGGCCGCGAGGTGATCGAATTCACCGAAACCGCTGCCGAGGAGCTTGATTATCAGGTGGCTTATGGAGATACCGACAGCGTCATGCTCGAGCTCGACTCGGACGTCGCGGTCGACGACGCCATCGAGCAATCGTTCGATATCGAGGAGTACGTCAACGGCCGCTACGACGACTTTGCACGCGAGGAGTTGAACGCCGCTGAACATCGCTTTCAGATCGAGTTCGAGAAGCTCTATCGTCGATTCTTTCAGGCCGGCAAGAAAAAACGCTACGCCGGCCACATCGTCTGGAAGGAGGGCAAGGAGGTCGACGACATCGACATTACCGGCTTCGAGTATCAGCGCTCGGACATCGCGCCGATCACGAAGGAGGTTCAACACCAGGTCATCGAGACCGTCGTCACGGAAGGCGACGTCGAGGCCGTCAAAGCGTACGTCAACGGCGTCATCGAGGAGTTCCAGGCGGGCGAGGTGAGCCTCGAGGAGATCGCCATTCCGGGCGGCATCGGCAAGCGACTGGACGACTACGACACCGACACGGCACAGGTTCGGGGAGCGAAGTACGCGAACCTGCTTCTGGGGACGAACGTCCAGCGTGGGAGCAAACCCAAGCGACTCTACCTCGAGCGCGTCGATCCCGGCTACTTCGAGCGCGTCGAGGACGAACGTGGTCTCGATCCCCGCACCGATCCGCTGTACGGTTCGTTCAAACGGGATCCGGACGTCATCTGTTTCGAGTACGAAGACCAGATCCCCGAAGCGTTCGAAGTCGACTACGACAAGATGCTCGAGAAGACGCTCAAGGGACCGATCGAACGCATTCTCGAGGCACTTGACGTCTCCTGGGAGGAAGTCGAGTCCGGACAGGAACAGACCGGACTGGACAGCTTCATGTAG
- a CDS encoding DUF7331 family protein, producing MTDVSTRVNDDVTDGIDDRSQPAGIETIEAYETDDGVVFYDAENPLAWVETTRTLELEEFA from the coding sequence GTGACTGACGTGTCCACCCGTGTGAACGACGACGTGACGGACGGTATCGACGATCGTAGCCAGCCAGCGGGCATCGAAACGATCGAAGCCTACGAGACCGACGATGGCGTCGTATTCTACGACGCCGAGAATCCACTTGCGTGGGTGGAGACAACTCGAACGCTCGAGCTCGAAGAGTTCGCCTGA
- a CDS encoding DUF7322 domain-containing protein codes for MLDRDDEKSGAFDPESEFDLFEKTEYEPEEYDPEAEFRDPNSDTITIPEVETDESDVPSELLKTFWATVIVVNAAVLFVSVGVMIIGFLGRFRDGGVLIVGGLALFGFAYRRYRAFRDSDTEYEPLDSDDDSATADEPDAETGPTETVSNVESKDEDRDCDE; via the coding sequence GTGCTGGACCGAGACGACGAGAAATCAGGTGCGTTCGACCCCGAGTCGGAGTTCGACCTCTTCGAGAAGACCGAATACGAGCCGGAAGAGTACGACCCGGAAGCAGAGTTTCGCGATCCGAACTCGGATACGATCACGATCCCGGAAGTCGAGACCGACGAGAGCGACGTCCCCTCGGAACTTCTCAAGACGTTCTGGGCGACCGTCATCGTGGTCAACGCCGCCGTTCTCTTCGTCTCGGTCGGAGTCATGATTATCGGCTTTCTGGGCCGGTTTCGTGACGGGGGCGTCCTGATCGTCGGCGGGCTCGCCCTGTTCGGGTTCGCCTACCGACGGTATCGCGCGTTCCGTGACAGCGACACCGAGTACGAACCGCTCGACAGCGACGACGACTCGGCGACGGCCGACGAGCCGGACGCAGAAACCGGGCCGACCGAAACGGTTTCGAACGTCGAGTCGAAAGATGAGGACCGAGACTGCGACGAATGA
- a CDS encoding DUF7346 family protein: MKPVRDDDGTRYLLLKRSAEASLVRDPTTGNECYVRNDRLEPEEDATVLETAATGVDPAIRRLLRGVHDDETLGFLLELAERGATDVRTILERYDVCESDLHGRLAELAAAGLLEEVDVDGERGYRISDDCERALSAIRDATTASEDELTADAPD, translated from the coding sequence ATGAAACCCGTACGCGACGACGACGGCACCCGGTATCTGCTTCTCAAACGATCCGCGGAGGCGAGTCTCGTTCGGGATCCGACGACCGGCAACGAGTGTTACGTCCGAAACGACCGCCTCGAGCCCGAAGAAGACGCGACCGTCCTCGAGACGGCGGCCACCGGCGTCGATCCGGCGATTCGGCGGCTCCTCCGTGGCGTCCACGACGACGAGACGCTTGGCTTTCTGCTCGAGCTCGCAGAACGAGGGGCGACGGACGTTCGAACGATCCTCGAGCGGTACGACGTCTGTGAAAGCGACCTCCACGGCCGGCTGGCCGAACTCGCCGCCGCCGGATTGCTCGAGGAGGTCGACGTCGACGGCGAACGCGGCTACCGGATCAGCGACGACTGCGAGCGAGCGCTGTCGGCGATTCGGGACGCGACGACTGCGAGCGAGGACGAATTGACCGCCGACGCGCCGGACTAG
- the rad50 gene encoding DNA double-strand break repair ATPase Rad50 — MRVERIRLRNFKCYDDADLALEHGVTVVYGVNGSGKSTLLEAVFFALYGSKALDDRTLDDVITTGEDECEVAVGFTHDGRDYHVDRRLKRRGDRAATTKCVLETPDGTIEGARDVRRRITELLRMDADAFVNCAYVRQGEVNKLIHASPSDRQDMIDDLLQLGSLEEYRERASDARLGVKTVLDGQRDVLENLREQVETKENKDLHERLNGLESRRVAVRDEIDRFEDQREQARRTLEEAREVLDRHEETRTEIDDLETEIEELREKIAETEREREDAAEEIRELESRREELADERDRLLADADLEGASVEDRIDELEARDEELRERITEIQVAIEEGTNDVDRLRSAADDLEKRAERAREEAEEIESTLEDDEETLTERERNLDELEVEIERARETFEDAPIAFGDAAGHLERLEADREELLAETNELEAEIATVEAAIEDGEALLEEGKCPECGQPVADSPHVDVLEDRRDELAELETRRDEFAEERADLEERIDRAERLREAERTVDRLEDRREDVSRLLAEKREAIDTRRENRDGLLADAEEYETEAETKRTKAEERESDLEEVRAELGEINTERGEIGTRLEALERVETIADERTTLEREIETRRERRENWETLNAERRETLSKKRERKRDLEAEFDETRVESAREDAENAADYIEKVETKLAELEGTLEEVQGAIGATENELEELESLRDRLGAVESRCDRLESLYAETEQLQATYGDLRADLRQRNVETLERLLNETFELVYRNDSYAGIDLDGEYRLTVYQKDGESLEPDQLSGGERALFNLSLRCAIYRLLAEGVDGTAPMPPLILDEPTVFLDSGHVTQLVSLVESMRELGVEQIVVVSHDEELVGAADSLVRVEKDATSNRSRLERGNPPEAELLASD; from the coding sequence GTGAGAGTCGAGCGGATCCGCCTGCGAAACTTCAAGTGTTACGACGACGCCGACCTCGCGCTCGAACACGGCGTCACGGTCGTCTACGGCGTCAACGGCAGCGGGAAGTCGACGCTGCTCGAGGCCGTCTTCTTCGCGCTGTACGGCTCGAAGGCCCTCGACGACCGCACCTTAGACGACGTGATCACGACCGGCGAAGACGAGTGTGAGGTCGCGGTCGGGTTCACCCACGACGGACGGGACTACCACGTCGACCGTCGCCTGAAACGACGCGGCGACCGGGCGGCGACGACGAAATGCGTCCTCGAGACGCCCGACGGAACGATCGAAGGAGCCCGTGACGTCCGCCGGCGGATCACCGAGCTGTTGCGGATGGACGCCGACGCGTTCGTCAACTGCGCGTACGTCCGCCAGGGGGAGGTCAACAAGCTCATCCACGCCTCGCCGAGTGACCGCCAGGACATGATCGACGACCTCCTCCAGCTCGGTTCGCTCGAGGAGTACCGCGAGCGAGCCAGCGACGCCCGTCTGGGCGTGAAGACGGTACTCGACGGCCAGCGAGACGTCCTCGAGAATCTGCGCGAACAGGTCGAGACCAAAGAGAACAAAGACCTCCACGAGCGCCTGAACGGCCTCGAGTCCCGTCGCGTCGCCGTTCGTGACGAGATCGACCGCTTCGAGGACCAACGCGAGCAGGCCCGCCGGACCCTCGAGGAGGCCCGCGAGGTTCTCGACCGTCACGAGGAGACGCGAACGGAGATCGACGACCTCGAGACGGAGATCGAGGAGTTACGTGAGAAGATCGCCGAGACCGAACGCGAACGCGAGGACGCCGCCGAGGAAATCCGCGAACTCGAGAGCCGTCGCGAGGAACTCGCCGACGAACGCGACCGGCTCCTCGCAGACGCCGACCTCGAGGGCGCGTCGGTCGAAGACCGGATCGACGAACTCGAGGCCCGCGACGAGGAGCTTCGAGAGCGGATCACCGAGATACAGGTCGCGATCGAGGAGGGGACGAACGACGTCGATCGACTCCGGTCGGCGGCCGACGACCTCGAGAAACGGGCCGAGCGTGCTCGCGAGGAGGCCGAGGAGATCGAATCGACGCTCGAAGACGACGAGGAGACGCTCACAGAACGCGAACGGAACCTCGACGAACTCGAGGTCGAGATCGAACGCGCACGGGAAACGTTCGAGGACGCCCCGATCGCGTTCGGTGACGCGGCCGGTCACCTCGAGCGTCTCGAGGCCGACCGCGAGGAACTCCTCGCCGAGACGAACGAACTCGAGGCCGAGATCGCGACCGTCGAGGCGGCGATCGAAGACGGCGAGGCCTTGCTCGAAGAAGGCAAGTGTCCCGAATGCGGTCAGCCGGTCGCTGACTCGCCACACGTCGACGTCCTCGAGGACCGCCGCGACGAACTCGCGGAACTCGAGACTCGGCGTGACGAGTTCGCCGAGGAGCGAGCCGACCTCGAAGAGCGGATCGACCGCGCCGAACGGCTTCGGGAGGCCGAGCGGACGGTCGACCGCCTCGAGGATAGACGCGAGGACGTCTCCCGGCTGCTCGCGGAGAAGCGCGAGGCGATCGACACCCGCCGCGAGAACCGGGACGGATTGCTGGCCGACGCCGAGGAGTACGAGACCGAAGCCGAGACGAAACGGACGAAAGCCGAGGAACGCGAGAGCGACCTCGAGGAGGTCCGGGCCGAACTCGGCGAGATAAACACCGAACGCGGCGAGATCGGAACGCGTCTCGAGGCGCTCGAGCGAGTCGAAACGATCGCCGACGAACGGACGACACTCGAACGCGAGATCGAGACGCGACGCGAGCGTCGCGAGAACTGGGAGACGCTGAACGCGGAGCGACGCGAGACGCTCTCTAAGAAACGCGAGCGCAAACGCGACCTCGAGGCCGAGTTCGACGAAACCCGAGTCGAATCCGCCCGCGAGGACGCCGAAAACGCTGCCGACTACATCGAGAAAGTCGAGACGAAACTCGCGGAACTCGAGGGCACCCTCGAAGAGGTACAGGGTGCAATCGGCGCGACGGAGAACGAACTCGAGGAGCTCGAATCGCTTCGGGACCGACTCGGGGCCGTCGAGAGTCGGTGTGACCGGCTCGAATCGCTGTATGCGGAGACCGAACAGCTACAGGCGACCTACGGCGACCTCCGTGCTGACTTGCGCCAGCGTAACGTCGAAACCTTAGAGCGGCTGCTGAACGAGACGTTCGAACTCGTCTACCGGAACGACTCCTACGCGGGCATCGACCTCGACGGCGAGTACCGGTTAACGGTCTACCAGAAAGACGGCGAGTCGCTCGAACCCGACCAGCTCTCGGGTGGCGAGCGGGCGCTGTTTAACCTCAGTCTGCGATGTGCGATCTACCGGCTGCTCGCGGAAGGCGTCGACGGGACCGCGCCGATGCCGCCGCTCATTCTGGACGAGCCGACCGTCTTCCTGGATTCGGGCCACGTCACGCAACTCGTCTCGCTCGTCGAGTCGATGCGCGAACTCGGCGTCGAACAGATCGTCGTCGTCAGCCACGACGAGGAACTCGTCGGTGCGGCCGACTCGCTCGTCCGCGTCGAGAAAGACGCCACCTCGAACCGGTCGCGACTCGAACGCGGGAACCCGCCGGAGGCGGAGCTGCTCGCGTCCGACTAG
- the mre11 gene encoding DNA double-strand break repair protein Mre11: MTRVIHTGDTHIGYQQYNAPERRRDFLEAFRSVATDAVADDVDAVVHAGDLFHDRRPGLVDLQGTIDVLRTLSEAGIPFLAIVGNHEGKRDAQWLDLFEDLGLATRLGATPHVIDDVAFYGLDFVPRSRRDDLAYEFEPVPETADHAVLVGHGLFEPFAHADWDTETVLEEATVDFDAVLLGDNHAPGTAEVADTWVTYCGSTERASASEREARGYNLLTLADDVRIARRAIEDAREFVFVDVTLAEDEGADRVRDRVREYDLADAVVIVTVEGEGEPITPAAIEEFALERGALIARVNDRREIEGDDEELSVHFADPDDAVRKRVRELGLSDAAREIDRTVRDGAVADANVRETVERRVQELLEDDPTTLEPAADGQAAVEETGASADGVDDDEGDGDGDGDASETTGEPTDGEQISMGEYS; encoded by the coding sequence ATGACGCGGGTGATACACACGGGCGACACCCACATCGGGTACCAGCAGTACAACGCGCCCGAGCGACGACGTGACTTCCTCGAGGCGTTCCGATCGGTCGCTACAGACGCCGTCGCCGACGACGTCGACGCAGTGGTCCACGCCGGCGACCTCTTTCACGACCGCCGGCCAGGGCTGGTCGACCTCCAGGGGACGATCGACGTCCTCCGGACGCTTTCCGAAGCGGGGATTCCGTTTCTCGCGATCGTCGGCAACCACGAGGGGAAACGCGACGCCCAGTGGCTCGATCTCTTCGAGGATCTGGGACTGGCCACGCGGCTGGGTGCCACGCCCCACGTGATCGACGACGTGGCTTTCTACGGCCTCGATTTCGTCCCGCGCTCGCGACGCGACGACCTCGCCTACGAATTCGAACCCGTCCCCGAGACGGCAGACCACGCCGTCCTCGTCGGCCACGGCCTGTTCGAACCGTTCGCCCACGCCGACTGGGACACCGAAACCGTCCTCGAGGAGGCGACCGTCGACTTCGACGCCGTGTTGCTCGGGGACAATCACGCCCCCGGCACCGCCGAGGTCGCCGACACCTGGGTCACGTACTGCGGCTCGACCGAACGCGCGAGCGCGAGCGAACGCGAGGCGCGTGGCTACAACCTCCTCACCCTCGCAGACGACGTCCGGATCGCCCGCCGTGCCATCGAGGACGCCCGCGAGTTCGTCTTCGTCGACGTCACTCTCGCGGAGGACGAAGGGGCAGATCGAGTCCGCGACCGGGTTCGGGAGTACGACCTCGCCGATGCGGTCGTAATCGTCACCGTCGAGGGCGAGGGCGAACCGATCACGCCCGCCGCGATCGAGGAGTTCGCCCTCGAGCGGGGTGCCCTGATCGCTCGCGTCAACGACCGCCGGGAGATCGAAGGAGACGACGAGGAACTCTCTGTTCACTTCGCCGACCCCGACGACGCCGTCCGCAAGCGGGTTCGCGAGCTCGGACTGAGCGACGCCGCCCGCGAGATCGACCGGACGGTCAGAGACGGTGCGGTCGCGGACGCGAACGTCCGCGAAACGGTCGAACGACGGGTCCAGGAGCTGCTCGAGGACGATCCCACGACGCTCGAGCCGGCAGCGGACGGGCAGGCGGCCGTCGAAGAAACAGGGGCGTCTGCAGACGGCGTCGACGATGACGAAGGCGACGGCGACGGAGACGGAGACGCCTCCGAGACGACGGGCGAACCGACCGACGGCGAACAGATCTCGATGGGTGAGTACTCGTGA
- a CDS encoding MarR family transcriptional regulator yields MSTTEPFRQDESNSRGSWEDVRELPPSAKLVAKVLEYNDTMTQQEIAEETLLPTRTVRYALNRLDEEHVVDSRFSFSDARKRLYSLDIES; encoded by the coding sequence ATGAGCACAACAGAGCCGTTCCGACAGGACGAATCCAACTCCCGCGGGAGCTGGGAAGACGTTCGAGAGCTCCCTCCGAGTGCGAAACTGGTCGCGAAGGTACTCGAGTACAACGACACGATGACCCAACAGGAGATCGCCGAGGAGACCCTGCTTCCGACTCGGACCGTTCGGTACGCCCTCAACCGTCTCGACGAGGAACACGTCGTCGACTCCCGGTTTTCCTTCTCGGACGCTCGCAAGCGACTGTACAGTCTGGACATCGAATCCTGA